Genomic DNA from Veillonella criceti:
AAGGGTCTGTTGAAGCTTTACGTCAATCGCTAGAAGCGATTAAAAATCCAGAAGTACGTATTGTTATTGTCCATGCAGCGGTAGGGGCTATTAATGAGTCTGACGTTATGTTAGCCTCGGCTTCTAATGCTATTATTATTGGTTTCAACGTACGTCCTGATGCAGTAGTACGTAAAGCTGCTGAAAAAGAAAGTGTAGACCTTCGTACATATCGAGTTATTTATGATGCTATTAATGATGTAGAAAGTGCTATGCGCGGTATGTTAACGCCAGAATTTAAAGAGGTAATTCTTGGCCGTGCTGAAGTACGTCAAGTTATTTCTACACCAAAAGCAATTGTAGCCGGTTCGTATATTACAGAAGGTAAGATTACGAATAAATCCGAAATTCGTTTAATTCGTGATGGCGTAGTTGTTCATGAAGGACAAGTAGACTCCTTACGTCGCTTTAAAGATGAAGTAAAAGAAGTGAAGAGTGGTTTTGAATGTGGTATTTCCATTGAACGTTACCGTGATATTAAAGAAGGCGATATAATTGAAGCCTTTATGATGGAAGAAATCGCGCCACAGATTTAGGAGGCGTCTATGAGTGACGTACGAGTACGTAAATTACAAGAATTTATAAAACAAGAAGTAAGTAGCATGTTAATGCGTGGTCTTAAAGACCCACGCATTGGCTTTGTTACTGTAACCGATGTAGAAGTAACGGGAGATTTGCGACAAGCAACGATTTATGTAAGCTTATTTGGTAAAGAGGAAGAAAAGAAAGCCTCTTTACAAGCGTTACGTCATGCTGCTGGCCATGTGCGTAGCGAATTGGGTAAGGTATTACGACTTCGCTATGTACCCGAAATTTCCTTTGATGCTGATACTTCATTAGATTACAGTATGCATATCGAATCCTTGTTACATGATATAAAAAAGGATGAAGAACAAAATGGCAATCATAACTAAGGAAGCATTAAAAAACGCCTTAGATGAAGCACAGCGCATTATATTGACGGTTCATGTACATCCCGACGGCGATGCCATCGGCTCCATGGTCGCTTTTTATGAAGCTCTTAGCAATGAAGGGAAAGAAGTGACTATGGTAGTCGATGATACGGTACCTGCTAAATATAGTTTTTTAGCACAGGTAGCCCATATTAAGCAGCCGTCTGAGGTGTTAGATTGGCAAGCTGACATGTTATTAGTGCTTGATGCGAGTACGTTTGAGCGTATTGGCAAAGTGGGGTCTTTATGCAAAGCACCAATCTTTAATATTGATCATCATATTTCAAATAGCCAATTTGCTGATAGTTTGTATTTATGTCCTGAGTTTGCCGCTACTGGTGAAATTTTGACGTATTTATGTGACAGTTGGGGTTGGCCAATTACACCGTCTATGGCTAATGCTTTATATATGGCGATTGCTACTGATTGTGGCTTTTTCCGTTTCAGCAATACAACAGAGCAAACCTTGCGTATGGGGGCTCTTTGTGTGGCTAATGGAGCACAACCTAATATCGTATCAGAACATGTGGAAGTGACTACGGCCGCACGTATTGAAGTGATGAAGGAAGCCTTGCAGACAATTCAGTTTTTTAAAGCTGGCCGTGTGGCTATCATTGCTTTGGATGAGGCCTTAATGGCAAAAGTAGGCGATGATACGGATGGTTACGTAGATTTAATTCGTAATGTGGATACGGTGGATATTGCTATTTTATTAAAAGCGGTTGATGCACACACTACGCGGGTAAGTTTACGTGCTAAAGTTACCGATGTAAATGCGATTGCTAATCAATTTGGTGGTGGTGGCCATGTGAAAGCTGCGGGCTGTACGATTAATGCGAATATTCAAGGGGCTATTGAGCATTTATTAGCGGTGATAGCCTAATGGATGGTGTATTTCCTTTTTTGAAACCACCAGGGATTACAAGTCACGATGCGGTTGGTATTTGTCGACGAATTTTAAAAGAACGTCGTATTGGTCACAGTGGGACTTTAGACCCATTAGCGTATGGTGTTTTGCCTATTTTTGTAGGTAAGGCGACACGAATTATAGAATATACAGAAAGTGCATCCAAAACATATGTAGCAGAATGCCGCTTTGGTTATGGTACTGATACAGAGGATAGTACGGGTACGCCTTTAATGGCTGAAATCATACCGAGCCATATTCCAACGTGGAGTCAATTAGAACAAGTACTGATTGGTTTTGTTGGCGAACAGTTGCAACAGCCATCCATATATTCTGCGATTAAAATTAATGGTCGGCGAGCTTATGAATTAGCTCGTGAAGGCATTGAATTTACGTTGCCTAGTCGAACTATTACAATTAGTGAGTGCCAACTATTAGCCTATTCGTATCCCTATTTTACGATTCGTGTGTCGTGTTCAGCTGGTACGTATATTCGTGCTTTATTACGTGATATAACAACTCGATTGGGGATACCGGGGACTATGACGCAGTTAGTGCGTACCGCTGTAGGGCCGTATAGTATTGAGCAAGCGATAACCGCTGAGGAATTAACGGTTAAGGGGGCAGCTTGCATATATCCTACGGAATCAGCCCTTAGTCATATGCCAACAGTAACAGTTTCGGCAGAGGGGCGTTTAGCGTTAAAACAAGGTAAACAATGGCCTTATGAAGCGATTCCCCATTTCAAAGGGATAGTACGGCAGTTATATTGTGCCTATAGTGATGAAGGCTTTTTTGGTGTTTTAGAAGGTACTAATGATACCTTGAAGGTTGCAAAAAATATTTTTTTATAGGAATTGATGTATGAAAATTTTAACGTCCTTTGCAGAGTTACAACAGTTAAAAACAAATATTGTCTATGCATTAGGCACTTTTGATGGTCTTCATCGTGGTCATCAATCAGTGATACAGCGTGCAGTAGCGGAAGCGAAGGCAGTTAAAGCGTGTACTGTAGTAGTAACATTTGATAATCATCCCTTGCACATATTAAATCCTGAGCGTTGTCCTACTATGCTCTTACAACCTGTGTTAAAAGGTGAAATTTTAAAGTCTTTAGGTGTCGACTATGCACTTCGTCTGCCTATGACTAAAGATTTATTAGCCATGCCAGCAGAAGCTTTTATAAGCGCTTTAACAGAGTATAATGACGTAAAAGCTTTCGTGGTTGGTCAAAACTTTACCTTTGGTGCTGGTGGTAAGGGAACGCCTGATTTAATTCAACAATTATTAGCAGCTAAAGGGATTGTTGTGCATGCGCTTTCATTAGCGCAGTGCCAAGAAATGAAAGAACATGTATCAAGTACTTTAATTCGAGAAGCTGTTCGTGAGGGAGATTTATCTTTAACTTATACATTATTAGGGCGCCCTTATATGTTCCGAGGGACCGTTATTGAAGGTGACCGTCGTGGTCGTACCTTAGGTTTTCCTACGCTTAATTTCTTATTTCCTAAAGAATTAACCTTGCCACCTGATGGTGTATATGTCAATCGTGTTTTACTTGATGGGCAATGGTATGAAGGCGTGGGGAATCTAGGGGATAATCCTACATTTGAAAACCAATATCATCGTTTTGAAGTTCATTTATTTGGCTTTGATAAAATGGTATATGGTCATGAAGCAACTGTTGAATTTTGGCAATTATTACGGCCAGAACAACGTTTTAATTCCTTAGAAGATCTTATTAAACAAATGAAAGTTGATGAGCAACGTGCTAAGGATTTCTTTGAGAAAAACTAATATGTATCACTTTGCCTATTTGGTAATATTGAAGCTGCAAGCACCTGTTATAGAGAATACTCATGACAGGTGCTTTTGATTTTATTTATAAAAAAATCTACTAACCAATATAATAAAATAAGTCCATTCCTTAAAAACTCTTGTGTGTTTTTAGTTGACATTTACCAACTATAAGAGTATGATAAAAAGCACAATAATTTAAGGAGGTTATCATTATGGCTATACGTTTTTCAGATGCAGTAAATGCAATTAAGCATTCAGACACAGGGGATATTTTAAAGCTTATTGCGCAGCCAGATATGATTTCGTTTGCTGGTGGTTTACCGGCAGAAGAATCATTTCCAGCTGAAGAAATCAGAAAGGCAGCCGAAGTCGTCTTAGACGGTGATGCAGGTAAAGCCTTGCAGTATGGTCCTTCACTTGGTTATGAACCTCTTCGGGAAAGTATTGCAAAGCGAATGAATCGCATTGTTAAGACCAATTTTACGAAAGATAATATTTTGGTTACTTGTGGTTCACAACAAGGACTTGATATGTTGTGTCGACTATTCTGTAATAAAGGTGACACTGTATTGGTCGAAAAGCCATCGTACTTAGGTGCTATTACAGCATTTAATTTAAGTGGTGTTAATTATGTAGAAATTCCTGGTGATGGGAAAGGGATGATTATTTCAGAACTTCGAAAAGCCTTGGAAACACATACTGTACGTTTAATTTATGTAGTGACTGATTTCCAAAACCCAACCGGTATTACTTGGTCACGAGAACGCCGTCAAGAGTTTATGGATGTAGTTGATGAATTTGAAGTACCTGTTATTGAGGATAATCCTTATGGTGAACTTCGCTATGAAGGAGAATATTTACCATCATTGAATACGTTTGATACTAAAGGCTTAGTTTGTTCTTTAGGTACTTTTTCTAAAACATTTGCACCAGGTTTCCGTCTTGGGTGGATTGCGGCTAATCCTTTATTCATTGAAAAATGTGATTTGTTAAAACAAAATATGGACTTATCTACAGCCCCATTTTCACAGCGCATTTGCGAAGCTTGGTTACAAAATTTTGACTTTGATGCTCATGTTCAGAAAATTATTAAATTATATAAATCTCGTCGGGATGCTATGTTGCAAGCTATTGATGAGTTCTTTCCGAAAGAGGTATCACATACCTATCCAGAAGGGGGACTCTTTATTTGGTGTACGCTTCCAGAACATTTGAAGTCACGGGATATCTTAAAGCAATGTATTGAAAGAAAAGTGGCTTTTGTTCCCGGGGAAGCCTTTTTCACATCGGAAGGGAACACAAATTTCTTCCGTTTAAATTATTCTTGTAATGATGAAGCTACTATTCGTGACGGGATTAAGCGTATTGCTGATGTATTAAAGGCGAATTTAAACAAATAAGCATTAATATTAACTAACATTATAAAATTAAGAATGGATGACCTTTGCTATGTGATATAAGTAGTAAAGGTCATTTTTGGATTAAGGCCGTTTTATCTTGCCTTGCTAGGAAATTCTTTGTAAATGCTACAAGAATATAAGGTAATATGGTAAAATATAAGAGCATGGGAAGATACAAATGTTCTTCTCAATATAATTAAGTATACCTAAATAGAAGCGAGGTACCTATGAATTTACAAGAAGCACGTCAGAAAATTGATGCTATAGATAAAGAATTAGTAAAAACATTTGAGGAACGATTAAAAGTTATTTTAGAAATTGCTCGTATTAAAGAACAGGAAAATATTAGTATTTATGAACCTCAACGAGAACAAGAAGTACTGGCTAAAACGCTTAGCTATGTTGAGTCAAGCGAATTAAAAAGCTATGTAAGTCAGTTTGTAGAGTCAATTTTAGATATTAGTAAAACTTGTCAGAAACAACATATGCAACAGCATATTTTCTTGATTGGTATGCCAGGGGCAGGCAAGACGACGGTGGGCAAGGCCTTGGCGCAACATCAAGGAATGGAATTTTATGATCTTGATGCTGTGATTCAAGAAAAGACAGGTAAATCGATTCAGAATATTATCATCTACGATGGCGAAGAAGCGTTCCGTAACGATGAATTTGAAGCCATTACCGATATTGTAAATCATAAAATGCCAGCTGTGATTGCTACGGGTGGTGGCACTGTATTATCCGAGGATACAGTGAATTTGATGCGCGAATCAGGATTTGTTGTCTTTATTCATCGTGATGTAACACAGATTTTAGATGATTTAGATATGGAAATTAGACCGCTTTTAAAAGAAAGTATTGAATATATTTTCCGCCTGTATGAAGAACGCTATCCATTATATGAAAAAGTTTGTCATGTGAAGGTACAAAATGCAAGTACAATTGCTGACTCTGTAGAAGAAATTGTAGCCGCATTACCTAATGTGGTTCGGTAATGGAAACATTGCGGGGCATAGTGCAGCGATTAATCTATCAAAATGAAAGCAATTCTTATTGTGTATTTCTTTTAGAAGATTATAATGAAGAGCGAATCGTTTGTACCGCTAATTTAGAAGCTCCTAAAGAAGGGGACGATTTAGAAGTAACCGGTCGTTACATTACCCATAAAAAATATGGTCGTCAATTTGAGACTGCCACGATTGAACGTTTAAAACCCGATACCTTATATGGGGCAAAGCCATATTTGATTAATCTCGCTGTACGAGGGTTAGGTGAAAAGTCGATTGATAAAATTCTTGCCTATTTTGAGGACGATTTAATTACTGTTTTACGGGCTGAAGATCCTGTGGCTTTATTAGAAGTTCCTGGTTTGCGTAAAAGTGTGAAAGAAGATTTGTATAATTCATTACGTGGTGAAGGGATTTTACAGGAAATTAATCGTTTTTTAGAAGCGGCTGGACTTAGCTCACGGTGGAGTCGTATTTTATATACAACATATGGTGGAGCGGCCATTAATGTACTTGAGGATAATCCTTTTCGCCTTTTAGAACTTGATAGTACGATTACGTTTTCCATGGCCGATACTTTACGGGCTGCTTTAGAGATTGACCCTGGTGATGAACGGCGTATTGAAGCAGCTGTTATATATACATTACGCAATATTAGTGATAATGGACATAGCTGTATGCCTGCTGATGAATTAATCGGTTTAGTTTTTGATCGTTTAGGTGGATATGCTGAAGAAATTGCAACTCGTATAGAAGAATTATTAGAGTATGGTCAAATTATTGGCACTGATTATGATGGTCTCTTATATATCTACAGCCCTAATATCTATCATGCAGAGTCTGAAGCAGCGTATTTAACTCAGCAGTTAATGGCTGATAGTGAAGTCATTCCGCTAGATATGGAAGCTTTTATTGAGCAGTTTGAAAGGAATAAACAAATTCATTTAGGCGATGCTCAGAAAGAAGCTATTCAATTGGCTTTACAAAATAAAATGGCCTTAATTACGGGCGGACCAGGTACGGGTAAAACAACGATTATTCAAGCGCTGGTGGAGGCGTTTCAGCAAACACCTCAAAATCGGATTCTTCTTTGTGCGCCTACCGGGCGTGCGGCTAAACGTTTGACAGAAGCTACTGGTTATGAAGCAACTACGATTCATCGCTTGTTGATGCCTATACAAGGTAGTGATTCGTATGATTTTACAAAAAATGAAGATAATCTATTAGAAGCTGATGTTGTGATTGTAGATGAAGCTTCTATGCTTAATGTTCAGTTATATTATTCTTTATTGGCTGCTATACCCGAATCAGCTTATGTAGTGATTGTAGGAGATGTCGATCAGTTACCACCGATTGGAGCTGGTTTTGTTTTACGTGATTTGCTAGATAGTGAAGTAATACCGTTTGTACGTTTAAACACTATATTTCGTCAGAAAGAAGGGAATCGCATCGTCCGTAATGCCCATGATATTAATCATGGGGATATGCCTGAATTGACACCTGTTGGGGAATTTACTTTTAGGGAAGTGCGTAGTGTAACTGAAATGATGCATCAGATAGTAGCTTTTTATACTTCATCACTAGAGAATGTAACAGATGAATTGGATGTACAAATTATTTCACCTATGCGTCGGGGTGTGGCTGGTAGTGTAGCTATTTCAAAAATTATTCAAGAGGCAGTGAATAAGAAGTCTACTTTACGTAGTGAAGTGAAAATTAATGGCCAAATCTATCGTGTAGGTGATAAGGTTATTCAAGTATTAAACAATTATGAGTTGGAAGTGTTCAATGGGGAAATTGGTGTAATTTTTGCTATTTCAAAAACGGAAGTATCAATTCGATTTTTAGATAAAGAAGTTAAAGTTCCTATGGAGGATATGACATCTTTCATGTTAGCCTATGCCATTACTGTACATAAAAGTCAGGGTAGTGAATATGGTATCGTGATTATTCCCTTTATTCCTACATATAATCAAATGTTACAACGAAATTTATTATATACGGCCGTTACACGGGCTCGTAATAAAGTCATTGTTATTGGCACTAAGGGGGCTATACAAAAGGCTGTGCAGACGCAAAGTGGTACGGCACGTTATAGTTTGTTTAAGGAACGTTTACAGGGAGTGATATAAGTGCAGTGGCTTGATTTTTTATTTCCACCAACGTGTCCTAGTTGTGGAAGTGAAGTATGGCATGATGGAGAATGGTGCAAAACTTGTTTTGAAGAACTATATGATGTACGTTGTATTACTGATTTAGAAGGACAAAATTTAACTTGTGTATATGTAATAGGTCATTATGATAAAGGATTAAAAAGCATTCTTCGTGATATAAAATTTCGCGGTCAAAAGGAGCGAGCTGTAGGCGTCGCTCCTTTTTTATATTCTTTTATGCTTGCCTTGGCCAAATACAAATTAACACCTGATTATGTTATGCCTATACCAGTTAGTGAAACAAAGCGTAAATTAAGAGGTTATAATCAAGTTGATATTCTTTTTAAGCATTGGATACAGCAGGTAGCCTTACATAATCAAACGAGTTGGCAGTGGATAGATGGCTTAGAAAAAACTGATTCTACTCATGCTATGTTTTCCTTAGGCCGAACTGAACGACATGAAAATATGAAACATGCCTTTACGCCATTATCTAGCATATTAGCAAAGAATATTTTGAAGGATAAAGTAATTTTACTTGTAGATGATATATTTACTACAGGTGCTACCTTGGAAGCAGCAGCACAGGTACTTGTG
This window encodes:
- a CDS encoding chorismate mutase, whose product is MNLQEARQKIDAIDKELVKTFEERLKVILEIARIKEQENISIYEPQREQEVLAKTLSYVESSELKSYVSQFVESILDISKTCQKQHMQQHIFLIGMPGAGKTTVGKALAQHQGMEFYDLDAVIQEKTGKSIQNIIIYDGEEAFRNDEFEAITDIVNHKMPAVIATGGGTVLSEDTVNLMRESGFVVFIHRDVTQILDDLDMEIRPLLKESIEYIFRLYEERYPLYEKVCHVKVQNASTIADSVEEIVAALPNVVR
- a CDS encoding PLP-dependent aminotransferase family protein, whose protein sequence is MAIRFSDAVNAIKHSDTGDILKLIAQPDMISFAGGLPAEESFPAEEIRKAAEVVLDGDAGKALQYGPSLGYEPLRESIAKRMNRIVKTNFTKDNILVTCGSQQGLDMLCRLFCNKGDTVLVEKPSYLGAITAFNLSGVNYVEIPGDGKGMIISELRKALETHTVRLIYVVTDFQNPTGITWSRERRQEFMDVVDEFEVPVIEDNPYGELRYEGEYLPSLNTFDTKGLVCSLGTFSKTFAPGFRLGWIAANPLFIEKCDLLKQNMDLSTAPFSQRICEAWLQNFDFDAHVQKIIKLYKSRRDAMLQAIDEFFPKEVSHTYPEGGLFIWCTLPEHLKSRDILKQCIERKVAFVPGEAFFTSEGNTNFFRLNYSCNDEATIRDGIKRIADVLKANLNK
- a CDS encoding ATP-dependent RecD-like DNA helicase, with the protein product METLRGIVQRLIYQNESNSYCVFLLEDYNEERIVCTANLEAPKEGDDLEVTGRYITHKKYGRQFETATIERLKPDTLYGAKPYLINLAVRGLGEKSIDKILAYFEDDLITVLRAEDPVALLEVPGLRKSVKEDLYNSLRGEGILQEINRFLEAAGLSSRWSRILYTTYGGAAINVLEDNPFRLLELDSTITFSMADTLRAALEIDPGDERRIEAAVIYTLRNISDNGHSCMPADELIGLVFDRLGGYAEEIATRIEELLEYGQIIGTDYDGLLYIYSPNIYHAESEAAYLTQQLMADSEVIPLDMEAFIEQFERNKQIHLGDAQKEAIQLALQNKMALITGGPGTGKTTIIQALVEAFQQTPQNRILLCAPTGRAAKRLTEATGYEATTIHRLLMPIQGSDSYDFTKNEDNLLEADVVIVDEASMLNVQLYYSLLAAIPESAYVVIVGDVDQLPPIGAGFVLRDLLDSEVIPFVRLNTIFRQKEGNRIVRNAHDINHGDMPELTPVGEFTFREVRSVTEMMHQIVAFYTSSLENVTDELDVQIISPMRRGVAGSVAISKIIQEAVNKKSTLRSEVKINGQIYRVGDKVIQVLNNYELEVFNGEIGVIFAISKTEVSIRFLDKEVKVPMEDMTSFMLAYAITVHKSQGSEYGIVIIPFIPTYNQMLQRNLLYTAVTRARNKVIVIGTKGAIQKAVQTQSGTARYSLFKERLQGVI
- the truB gene encoding tRNA pseudouridine(55) synthase TruB, which encodes MDGVFPFLKPPGITSHDAVGICRRILKERRIGHSGTLDPLAYGVLPIFVGKATRIIEYTESASKTYVAECRFGYGTDTEDSTGTPLMAEIIPSHIPTWSQLEQVLIGFVGEQLQQPSIYSAIKINGRRAYELAREGIEFTLPSRTITISECQLLAYSYPYFTIRVSCSAGTYIRALLRDITTRLGIPGTMTQLVRTAVGPYSIEQAITAEELTVKGAACIYPTESALSHMPTVTVSAEGRLALKQGKQWPYEAIPHFKGIVRQLYCAYSDEGFFGVLEGTNDTLKVAKNIFL
- the ribF gene encoding riboflavin biosynthesis protein RibF is translated as MKILTSFAELQQLKTNIVYALGTFDGLHRGHQSVIQRAVAEAKAVKACTVVVTFDNHPLHILNPERCPTMLLQPVLKGEILKSLGVDYALRLPMTKDLLAMPAEAFISALTEYNDVKAFVVGQNFTFGAGGKGTPDLIQQLLAAKGIVVHALSLAQCQEMKEHVSSTLIREAVREGDLSLTYTLLGRPYMFRGTVIEGDRRGRTLGFPTLNFLFPKELTLPPDGVYVNRVLLDGQWYEGVGNLGDNPTFENQYHRFEVHLFGFDKMVYGHEATVEFWQLLRPEQRFNSLEDLIKQMKVDEQRAKDFFEKN
- the rbfA gene encoding 30S ribosome-binding factor RbfA, producing MSDVRVRKLQEFIKQEVSSMLMRGLKDPRIGFVTVTDVEVTGDLRQATIYVSLFGKEEEKKASLQALRHAAGHVRSELGKVLRLRYVPEISFDADTSLDYSMHIESLLHDIKKDEEQNGNHN
- a CDS encoding DHH family phosphoesterase, translated to MAIITKEALKNALDEAQRIILTVHVHPDGDAIGSMVAFYEALSNEGKEVTMVVDDTVPAKYSFLAQVAHIKQPSEVLDWQADMLLVLDASTFERIGKVGSLCKAPIFNIDHHISNSQFADSLYLCPEFAATGEILTYLCDSWGWPITPSMANALYMAIATDCGFFRFSNTTEQTLRMGALCVANGAQPNIVSEHVEVTTAARIEVMKEALQTIQFFKAGRVAIIALDEALMAKVGDDTDGYVDLIRNVDTVDIAILLKAVDAHTTRVSLRAKVTDVNAIANQFGGGGHVKAAGCTINANIQGAIEHLLAVIA
- a CDS encoding ComF family protein, whose protein sequence is MQWLDFLFPPTCPSCGSEVWHDGEWCKTCFEELYDVRCITDLEGQNLTCVYVIGHYDKGLKSILRDIKFRGQKERAVGVAPFLYSFMLALAKYKLTPDYVMPIPVSETKRKLRGYNQVDILFKHWIQQVALHNQTSWQWIDGLEKTDSTHAMFSLGRTERHENMKHAFTPLSSILAKNILKDKVILLVDDIFTTGATLEAAAQVLVKDYKVKEVVGLALAGGH